One genomic segment of Candidatus Limnocylindrales bacterium includes these proteins:
- a CDS encoding EI24 domain-containing protein, translating into MFHFVRGLTYVLRGATFIKAHPILLKYVLIPFIINVLVFSLVGYLSWHYGEIFLNQITHRGEAWYWSLLFYLSLGLLGLLLILIIVFTFTIVGTLVAAPFNEVLSEKTEQILLGRIKDFEERRGNFFPGVFHRLRRVSLDLIENLKEITFFAFVGFGMFFLNFVPGLGTGLNTLWIWIFLAFEFLSYPLSRRRYSFRQKLRIIWDYKELTLGFGLGVFLILLVPLLNFICIPISVVGGTLLYLQEMEKTVKE; encoded by the coding sequence ATGTTTCATTTTGTTCGCGGACTTACGTATGTCCTTCGGGGAGCTACGTTTATTAAAGCCCATCCTATCCTGCTAAAGTATGTTCTGATTCCCTTTATCATTAACGTCCTTGTGTTTAGCCTGGTAGGGTATTTAAGCTGGCATTATGGAGAGATTTTTCTCAATCAGATCACCCACCGGGGAGAAGCCTGGTACTGGTCTTTATTATTCTACCTGTCCCTGGGGTTATTGGGGTTGTTACTGATTTTGATCATTGTTTTTACTTTTACAATAGTCGGAACCCTTGTTGCAGCGCCTTTCAACGAAGTACTTTCAGAAAAAACCGAACAGATCCTTTTGGGGAGGATTAAAGATTTTGAGGAAAGGCGTGGGAATTTTTTTCCTGGTGTTTTTCATCGTCTTCGTCGCGTTTCATTAGATTTGATCGAGAATCTCAAAGAGATAACCTTTTTTGCTTTTGTGGGATTTGGTATGTTTTTTCTTAATTTTGTTCCCGGGCTTGGGACAGGATTAAATACCTTATGGATATGGATATTTCTGGCTTTCGAGTTTTTGAGCTATCCGTTGAGTCGTAGGCGTTACTCTTTCCGGCAGAAACTCAGGATTATCTGGGATTACAAGGAGCTGACCCTTGGATTCGGCCTGGGCGTTTTTCTGATTCTTCTGGTTCCTCTGCTCAATTTTATTTGTATTCCGATTTCTGTTGTGGGCGGAACCTTGCTTTATCTCCAGGAGATGGAAAAGACGGTAAAGGAGTAA
- the hisF gene encoding imidazole glycerol phosphate synthase subunit HisF, giving the protein MLTKRIIPCLDVKAGRVVKGVKFLNLRDAGDPVEIAKIYDQQGADELTFLDITASYEKREIMIDVVRRTAAEVFMPLTVGGGIKKVEDIRNLLRAGADKVSINTAAVLTPEIIREGAERFGSQCIVVAIDARRRTSPPTRSSEPTESWEVYIHGGRTPAGLDVLEWACQVEELGAGEILLTSMDQDGTKQGYDIPLTRAVSEAVRIPVIASGGVGNLQHLYEGLTAGKADAVLAASIFHFREYTIPEAKAYLHQRGVHVRI; this is encoded by the coding sequence ATGCTCACCAAACGTATTATCCCCTGCTTGGATGTTAAAGCCGGACGTGTAGTGAAAGGGGTTAAATTCCTTAACCTCAGGGACGCAGGAGATCCGGTGGAAATTGCAAAAATCTATGATCAACAGGGAGCCGATGAACTGACCTTTTTGGATATCACTGCCTCCTACGAAAAGAGAGAGATCATGATCGACGTGGTACGAAGAACGGCCGCGGAAGTATTCATGCCCCTTACTGTAGGGGGGGGAATTAAAAAAGTAGAGGATATCCGCAATCTCCTGAGAGCCGGAGCCGACAAAGTCTCTATCAATACAGCGGCCGTCTTAACCCCCGAGATCATTCGAGAAGGGGCTGAACGGTTTGGTTCTCAATGTATCGTCGTGGCTATCGATGCCAGACGCCGTACCTCCCCTCCCACCAGATCCTCTGAACCGACGGAAAGTTGGGAAGTTTATATTCACGGTGGAAGAACTCCTGCAGGGCTCGATGTTCTGGAATGGGCTTGCCAGGTTGAAGAACTCGGAGCTGGTGAGATCCTTTTAACCAGTATGGATCAAGACGGAACCAAACAGGGTTACGATATCCCCTTAACCCGGGCGGTATCTGAAGCCGTTCGTATTCCGGTAATTGCCTCGGGGGGAGTCGGAAATCTCCAACATCTCTACGAAGGACTGACCGCAGGAAAAGCCGATGCAGTTCTGGCTGCTTCTATTTTTCACTTCCGGGAATATACTATCCCGGAGGCTAAGGCCTACCTCCACCAACGGGGGGTTCACGTAAGAATCTAA
- the hisA gene encoding 1-(5-phosphoribosyl)-5-[(5-phosphoribosylamino)methylideneamino]imidazole-4-carboxamide isomerase: MEIIPAIDLHQGKCVRLTQGKLNQETVFSEDPPAMAKHWEDQGAGLLHVVDLDGAFRGEPQNLEVVREIAESVSIPIQLGGGLRTLKAIEQALMAGARRVILGTIAFQQPDFVKEACRAFPGNILVGIDARDGKVSIQGWREVTELKATDLVRLLEDSPIEAIIYTDTQRDGMLTGPNLNGLRTIVLGSHKPVIASGGISTLEDIQRLLPFQDMGVIGAIVGKALYLHNFNLAEAIKLARGK, translated from the coding sequence ATGGAGATTATCCCTGCCATTGATTTGCACCAGGGGAAGTGCGTGCGCCTTACCCAGGGGAAGTTAAACCAGGAGACCGTATTTAGTGAAGATCCACCGGCTATGGCGAAACATTGGGAAGACCAGGGCGCCGGGCTTTTACATGTGGTTGATCTGGACGGAGCCTTTAGGGGCGAACCTCAAAATTTGGAAGTTGTTCGTGAAATAGCCGAATCCGTTTCGATACCTATTCAATTGGGCGGAGGACTTCGAACTTTAAAAGCCATCGAACAGGCCCTTATGGCCGGTGCCAGACGGGTTATTCTGGGGACTATAGCCTTTCAACAACCTGACTTTGTCAAAGAAGCCTGCCGGGCTTTCCCGGGAAATATTCTGGTCGGAATCGATGCCCGGGATGGAAAAGTCTCCATCCAAGGCTGGAGGGAAGTAACCGAATTAAAGGCTACCGACCTGGTCCGGCTACTTGAAGACAGCCCCATCGAAGCAATCATTTACACAGATACCCAACGAGATGGGATGCTCACAGGACCCAATTTGAACGGTCTTCGAACTATCGTCCTGGGTAGCCACAAACCTGTTATTGCTTCCGGAGGTATCTCGACCCTGGAAGATATCCAAAGGCTGTTGCCCTTCCAGGATATGGGGGTTATCGGAGCTATTGTCGGAAAAGCTTTATATCTTCATAATTTTAACCTGGCCGAAGCCATTAAACTTGCCAGGGGAAAATAA
- a CDS encoding hemolysin family protein, whose translation MTAEQFLFELVIILFLILLNGFFSAAEIAVISSRKSKILQLVEEGVPWAKIVDQLKQEPDRLLAIVQIGVTLVGTMASVFGGAAAVQFLQPLLEKIPILQNWSQSLAFGIVVITLSYLSLVLGELVPKSIALTNPERVASWVVKPIDLLSRISSAPVKILTFSTNIILKMLGVEENPQASIVSEEEVKYMIKEGADRGVFDETEHELIHSVFEFADTSVREVMVPRVKIYAIEVNTPSQDVVKALVESGYSRIPVYEDTLDNIVGILYNKDVIEVLAEGKPIVLRELVHKAYLVPDTIMISDLLSELRRRRMHMAIVVNEYGEVAGLVTLEDLLEEIVGEIRDESETEDKGPIEVLKDGSLVVDGSVTIRDLQSEQNLPFPESPEYDTIAGFMLSKLQRLPKGGEIVTYEGYKLTVVDMDSKRIAKVKIEKLPKK comes from the coding sequence ATGACGGCTGAACAATTTTTATTTGAACTGGTAATCATCCTTTTTTTAATTCTCCTCAACGGATTTTTCTCTGCTGCAGAGATTGCTGTTATCTCCAGTCGCAAAAGTAAAATCCTCCAACTGGTCGAAGAAGGTGTCCCATGGGCTAAGATTGTCGATCAACTCAAGCAAGAACCCGATCGCCTTCTAGCTATCGTCCAGATCGGGGTCACGTTAGTCGGAACTATGGCTTCTGTCTTCGGCGGTGCAGCAGCCGTTCAATTCTTACAACCTTTACTTGAAAAGATACCAATTCTTCAAAACTGGAGCCAATCTCTTGCTTTCGGAATCGTGGTGATTACCCTTTCCTATTTGTCCCTGGTCCTAGGGGAACTGGTTCCTAAGTCCATTGCCCTGACCAACCCCGAACGGGTGGCCTCCTGGGTCGTAAAACCTATCGATCTGTTGTCCCGGATCTCCTCGGCCCCGGTTAAGATCCTGACTTTTTCCACAAATATCATCTTGAAAATGTTAGGTGTGGAAGAAAACCCCCAGGCCTCCATTGTTTCGGAGGAAGAAGTTAAGTATATGATTAAGGAAGGAGCCGATCGGGGTGTTTTCGATGAAACTGAACATGAGCTAATCCACAGCGTCTTTGAGTTTGCAGATACTTCCGTTCGGGAAGTCATGGTTCCGAGGGTAAAAATTTATGCCATTGAAGTCAATACACCTTCCCAAGACGTCGTCAAAGCTCTGGTAGAGAGTGGATATTCGCGAATCCCGGTTTATGAGGACACCCTGGATAATATCGTGGGTATCTTATATAACAAGGATGTCATCGAGGTCCTGGCCGAAGGGAAACCGATCGTTTTAAGGGAGCTTGTCCATAAAGCCTACTTAGTCCCCGATACGATTATGATCAGTGATTTGCTGAGTGAACTCCGGCGACGGCGTATGCACATGGCCATCGTTGTCAATGAGTACGGAGAAGTAGCGGGATTGGTTACCCTGGAAGACCTCCTGGAGGAGATTGTAGGCGAAATTCGAGATGAATCGGAAACAGAAGATAAAGGACCTATCGAAGTCCTCAAAGATGGCTCTCTGGTGGTCGATGGGTCTGTAACGATCCGGGATTTACAGTCCGAACAAAATCTGCCTTTCCCGGAATCTCCGGAATATGATACCATCGCCGGGTTTATGCTGTCCAAGCTTCAAAGACTACCCAAGGGCGGTGAAATCGTTACCTATGAAGGATATAAACTAACCGTCGTGGATATGGATTCCAAGCGAATCGCAAAGGTTAAAATCGAAAAATTACCTAAAAAATAA